One window from the genome of Castellaniella sp. MT123 encodes:
- the recX gene encoding recombination regulator RecX has product MSDASRSGPSLKARAVAYLSRREHSRLELRRKLSAYSDDPAEIEAVLDDLQREHWQSDERYAKAYVHRTAPRQGARRIVQALRQQGVDAQQLCDLQHELQGSELGRAQGVWQRKFGQPPADAREYARQYRYLAGRGFTTDCIRRVLSARFEGAGDLADDDPV; this is encoded by the coding sequence ATGAGTGATGCCTCCCGGTCCGGCCCCAGCCTCAAGGCCAGGGCCGTGGCCTATCTTTCCCGGCGGGAACACTCCCGCCTTGAATTGCGCCGAAAGCTATCCGCATATAGCGATGATCCCGCGGAAATCGAAGCCGTCCTCGATGACCTGCAGCGCGAACACTGGCAGTCCGACGAACGATACGCCAAGGCCTATGTGCACCGCACCGCGCCGCGCCAGGGGGCGAGGCGCATCGTGCAGGCCCTGCGCCAGCAGGGCGTGGATGCGCAGCAGCTCTGCGATCTGCAACACGAACTGCAGGGGTCCGAACTGGGCCGCGCGCAGGGCGTCTGGCAGCGAAAATTCGGGCAACCCCCCGCCGATGCCCGCGAATATGCCCGTCAGTACCGCTACCTGGCCGGCCGGGGGTTTACCACCGACTGCATCCGGCGAGTGCTGTCCGCCCGCTTCGAGGGCGCGGGCGATTTGGCGGATGACGATCCTGTCTGA
- the recA gene encoding recombinase RecA, with protein sequence MDERTGKANPERAKALAAALSQIEKQFGKGSIMRYGDNQVEHDIQVVSTGSLGLDIALGVGGLPRGRVVEIYGPESSGKTTLTLQVIAEMQKIGGTCAFVDAEHALDVQYASHLGVNLEDLLISQPDTGEQALEITDALVRSGSVDLIVIDSVAALVPKAEIEGDMGDSLPGLQARLMSQALRKLTATIKRANCMVIFVNQIRMKIGVMFGNPETTTGGNALKFYASVRLDIRRIGSIKKGDEVVGNETRVKVVKNKVAPPFKQVEFDIMYGTGISREGEIIDLGVQAGFIDKSGAWYSYNGNRIGQGKDNVRDYLKEHADLAFEIENRVREHLGITLRAESAGGNSGGLSAAVNE encoded by the coding sequence ATGGACGAACGCACCGGCAAGGCCAATCCCGAACGCGCCAAGGCGCTGGCCGCCGCGCTGTCGCAGATCGAGAAGCAATTCGGCAAAGGCTCCATCATGCGCTATGGCGACAACCAGGTCGAACACGACATTCAGGTCGTGTCCACCGGGTCGCTCGGGCTGGACATCGCCCTGGGCGTCGGTGGTCTGCCGCGGGGACGTGTAGTCGAAATCTACGGTCCCGAATCCTCCGGCAAGACCACGCTCACCCTGCAGGTCATTGCCGAAATGCAGAAGATCGGCGGCACCTGCGCATTCGTCGATGCCGAACACGCGCTCGACGTCCAGTATGCCTCGCATCTGGGTGTCAACCTGGAAGACCTGCTCATCTCGCAGCCCGACACGGGCGAACAGGCGCTGGAAATCACCGACGCGCTGGTGCGCTCCGGCTCGGTCGACCTCATCGTCATCGACTCGGTGGCAGCCCTGGTGCCGAAAGCCGAAATCGAAGGCGACATGGGGGATTCGCTGCCGGGCCTTCAGGCCCGCCTCATGAGCCAGGCGCTGCGCAAACTGACCGCCACGATAAAACGCGCCAACTGCATGGTGATTTTCGTCAACCAGATCCGCATGAAGATCGGCGTGATGTTCGGCAACCCCGAAACCACCACGGGCGGCAACGCGCTGAAATTCTATGCGTCCGTGCGCCTGGACATCCGCCGCATCGGCTCCATCAAAAAGGGCGACGAGGTCGTCGGCAACGAAACCCGGGTCAAGGTCGTCAAAAACAAGGTCGCGCCACCCTTCAAACAGGTGGAATTCGACATCATGTATGGCACCGGCATCTCGCGCGAAGGCGAGATCATCGATCTGGGCGTGCAGGCCGGCTTCATCGACAAATCCGGCGCGTGGTACAGCTATAACGGCAACCGCATCGGGCAGGGCAAGGACAATGTCCGCGACTACCTGAAAGAACACGCCGACCTGGCGTTCGAAATCGAAAACCGGGTGCGTGAACACCTGGGGATCACGCTGCGCGCCGAGTCGGCCGGTGGCAATTCGGGTGGGCTGTCCGCCGCCGTGAATGAGTGA
- a CDS encoding response regulator transcription factor — protein MRILIAEDDSILADGLSRSLRYDGYAVDVVHDGSSADSALQLQAFDLLILDLGLPRLSGLSVLRKLRQRGTPLPVLILTAADSVEQRVEGLDLGADDYMSKPFALSELEARVRALIRRHGGARASVLRHGRLAFDLNGRVATIDESPVELSARETSLLEIFLSRSGRMISKHQLVDLLCEWGEEVTTNAIEVYIHRLRKKIEPAGVRILTVRGLGYCLEPENRSQPADTAAVD, from the coding sequence ATGCGTATCCTGATTGCCGAGGACGACAGTATTCTCGCCGACGGGCTGTCCCGATCCCTGCGCTACGACGGCTATGCTGTGGATGTGGTCCACGACGGCTCCAGCGCCGACTCCGCCCTGCAACTGCAGGCGTTCGATCTGCTGATCCTGGATCTGGGCCTGCCGCGTCTGTCCGGGCTGTCCGTGCTGCGCAAACTGCGCCAGCGCGGCACCCCCCTGCCGGTATTGATCCTGACCGCCGCCGATTCGGTCGAACAACGCGTCGAAGGCCTGGACCTGGGGGCCGACGACTACATGTCCAAACCCTTCGCTCTCAGCGAACTGGAAGCCCGCGTGCGCGCCCTGATCCGCCGGCACGGCGGCGCCCGCGCATCGGTGCTGCGCCATGGCCGCCTGGCCTTCGACCTGAACGGCAGGGTCGCCACCATCGACGAATCCCCGGTCGAACTGTCCGCCCGGGAAACCAGCCTGCTGGAAATTTTCCTGTCGCGCAGCGGCCGCATGATCAGCAAGCACCAGCTCGTCGACCTGCTCTGCGAATGGGGCGAGGAAGTCACGACCAACGCCATCGAGGTCTACATTCACCGCCTGCGAAAAAAGATCGAACCGGCCGGCGTGCGCATCCTCACCGTGCGCGGGCTTGGGTACTGCCTCGAACCCGAAAACCGCAGCCAGCCGGCCGATACGGCAGCCGTCGACTGA